Proteins encoded by one window of Actinocorallia herbida:
- a CDS encoding alpha/beta hydrolase family esterase, with amino-acid sequence MRPLLARSCMAFALMVAAFSPAVPAAADPAPAPADRFSVRIDGSAYTADGALTSGGFAVTDRVADFATVRIAGRGAFPGPSGGDVTAALDVRRGLTGLTGSFTLEDPGSGVRVKADVRGVTVPEDGTVTWTGPASVTDGPDTARRTVSLTLVDALPDPGDHAIRIAHAGVERRAILRLPDDYDGTPRPVLFHFPGLIEAPWMAEFFGRMADHARTRGYIMITPEHHGRGWQGVPAGTTEPELDDPGFVMRLQDILVERFNADPSRLYASGMSNGGFFTSKLACENTRFAAFAPVSGQLSDIAGCAPTRPVPIVLLHGDGDSVVPYTTAPPAAAFWAGNNGCSTDTETTALPDLDPADRTTVDRITYLGCPADAPVVLYRIRGGGHNWPGGLPFLGPFLGGTTHDITANDVIWDFVTAFHL; translated from the coding sequence GTGAGACCGTTGCTCGCACGTTCGTGCATGGCGTTCGCGCTCATGGTCGCGGCGTTCTCGCCCGCTGTTCCGGCGGCGGCCGACCCGGCGCCCGCCCCGGCCGACCGGTTCTCGGTCCGCATCGACGGATCCGCCTACACCGCCGACGGAGCGCTCACCTCGGGCGGGTTCGCCGTCACCGACCGGGTCGCCGACTTCGCGACGGTCCGGATCGCCGGGCGAGGCGCCTTCCCCGGGCCCTCCGGCGGGGACGTCACCGCGGCCCTCGACGTGCGGCGCGGGCTCACCGGGCTCACCGGGTCGTTCACCCTGGAGGATCCGGGCTCCGGCGTGCGCGTCAAGGCCGACGTCCGCGGCGTCACGGTCCCCGAGGACGGGACCGTGACCTGGACCGGCCCCGCCTCTGTCACCGACGGCCCGGACACGGCCCGCCGCACGGTCTCGCTGACCCTGGTCGACGCGCTGCCCGATCCCGGGGACCACGCGATCCGGATCGCGCACGCGGGCGTCGAGCGGCGGGCGATCCTCAGGCTGCCCGACGACTACGACGGCACGCCCCGACCCGTGCTCTTCCACTTCCCCGGCCTGATCGAGGCGCCGTGGATGGCGGAGTTCTTCGGCAGGATGGCCGACCACGCGCGCACCCGCGGGTACATCATGATCACGCCCGAACATCACGGACGTGGATGGCAGGGCGTCCCGGCGGGCACCACGGAGCCCGAGTTGGACGATCCCGGCTTTGTCATGCGACTCCAGGACATCCTGGTCGAACGGTTCAATGCCGACCCGTCCCGCCTCTACGCCTCGGGGATGAGCAACGGCGGCTTCTTCACGAGCAAGCTGGCCTGCGAGAACACGCGCTTCGCGGCTTTCGCCCCGGTGTCCGGCCAGCTCAGCGATATCGCAGGTTGCGCCCCGACCCGCCCGGTCCCGATCGTGCTCCTGCACGGTGACGGGGACTCCGTCGTCCCGTATACGACGGCGCCCCCGGCCGCGGCGTTCTGGGCGGGCAACAACGGCTGCTCCACCGACACGGAGACCACCGCGCTCCCCGACCTCGACCCGGCCGACCGGACGACCGTCGACCGCATCACCTACCTGGGCTGCCCCGCCGACGCCCCCGTCGTCCTCTACCGGATCCGCGGCGGCGGGCACAACTGGCCGGGCGGCCTCCCCTTCCTCGGCCCCTTCCTCGGCGGCACGAC
- a CDS encoding SDR family NAD(P)-dependent oxidoreductase, translated as MPSSLPGPGTGVIVTGAASGIGAECAKALARAGRPVALWDLADAGDVASEIAVESDVPVLAVSIDVTKRAELPEAVRRSRAALGSLGGLVHAAGISGPAAVGDLDEETWDAVQHVNLRAHAFLVQELLADLKAHPGSAVVGIASIEAFVGQLFIPSYCASKAGLLGLTRALAHQLAGDGVRVNAVCPGYIDTPLLAIAGEGMRAEFAAKSPLGRMGLPAEVASAVRFLMSDEASFITGAHLTVDGGTTAVDR; from the coding sequence ATGCCGTCATCGTTGCCCGGTCCGGGCACCGGGGTGATCGTCACCGGGGCCGCCTCCGGGATCGGCGCGGAGTGCGCGAAGGCGCTCGCGCGCGCGGGCCGGCCCGTCGCCCTGTGGGACCTCGCCGACGCCGGAGACGTCGCGTCCGAGATCGCCGTAGAGTCCGACGTCCCTGTCCTCGCCGTCAGCATCGACGTCACGAAGCGCGCGGAGCTCCCGGAGGCCGTCCGGCGTAGCCGTGCCGCGTTGGGCTCGCTGGGCGGGCTCGTTCACGCGGCGGGGATCTCGGGGCCCGCCGCGGTCGGGGACCTCGATGAGGAGACCTGGGACGCCGTCCAGCACGTCAACCTTCGGGCACATGCCTTCCTCGTGCAGGAACTGCTCGCCGACCTGAAGGCCCACCCGGGTTCGGCCGTGGTGGGAATCGCCTCCATCGAGGCGTTCGTCGGGCAGTTGTTCATCCCTTCTTACTGCGCGTCCAAAGCCGGACTCCTCGGCCTCACCCGGGCGCTCGCCCACCAGCTCGCCGGCGACGGGGTAAGGGTGAACGCCGTATGCCCCGGCTACATCGACACGCCTCTGCTCGCGATAGCCGGCGAGGGGATGCGCGCGGAGTTCGCGGCGAAGTCCCCGCTCGGCCGCATGGGGTTGCCGGCGGAGGTCGCGAGCGCGGTGCGGTTCCTCATGAGCGACGAGGCCTCGTTCATCACGGGCGCCCACCTGACCGTCGACGGCGGAACGACCGCGGTCGACCGCTGA
- a CDS encoding SDR family oxidoreductase, whose protein sequence is MGSLEGASVLVTGGGSGIGLGCAARFVADGALVTICGRNEERLKSAIATLGDKATYIVADITQEEQITAAIAAAAARGPLKAIVANAGGSTSIGPIGTLDADAWRTTLELNATGTMFTIKHGSKALIEAGGGAIVAVSSIAASNTHRWFGAYGVSKAAVDHLVQLTADELGAFGVRVNGVRPGVVATELIAGIADQGPVLQDYLECMPIARIGRPADIAEAVRFLAGPESSWITGQIINVDGGHHLRRGPDYSSVFKDLFGAEALFGPGAAASD, encoded by the coding sequence ATGGGATCTCTCGAAGGCGCGTCCGTCCTGGTGACGGGCGGCGGCAGCGGCATCGGCCTCGGCTGCGCGGCGAGGTTCGTCGCCGACGGCGCCCTGGTGACGATCTGCGGCCGCAACGAGGAGCGGCTGAAGTCCGCGATCGCGACACTTGGCGACAAAGCCACCTACATCGTTGCGGACATCACCCAAGAGGAGCAGATCACCGCGGCGATCGCGGCCGCCGCGGCGCGCGGTCCGCTCAAGGCGATCGTCGCCAACGCGGGCGGCTCGACCTCGATCGGACCGATCGGCACGCTCGACGCCGACGCGTGGCGCACCACGCTCGAGCTGAACGCCACCGGCACGATGTTCACGATCAAGCACGGGTCGAAGGCGCTCATCGAGGCGGGCGGCGGCGCGATCGTCGCGGTCTCCTCGATCGCGGCGTCCAACACGCACAGGTGGTTCGGTGCCTACGGCGTCTCCAAGGCCGCGGTGGACCACCTCGTGCAGCTCACGGCCGACGAACTCGGCGCCTTCGGCGTCCGCGTCAACGGGGTCCGTCCCGGCGTCGTCGCGACGGAGCTCATCGCGGGCATCGCCGACCAGGGCCCCGTCCTCCAGGACTACCTGGAGTGCATGCCCATCGCCCGGATCGGCCGGCCTGCGGACATCGCCGAGGCCGTCCGCTTCCTCGCCGGCCCCGAGTCCTCCTGGATCACAGGCCAGATCATCAACGTCGACGGCGGCCACCACCTCCGTCGAGGCCCCGACTACTCCTCGGTCTTCAAGGACCTCTTCGGCGCCGAGGCCCTCTTCGGCCCCGGCGCCGCGGCCTCCGACTGA